In Arvicanthis niloticus isolate mArvNil1 chromosome 10, mArvNil1.pat.X, whole genome shotgun sequence, a single genomic region encodes these proteins:
- the Bcl2 gene encoding apoptosis regulator Bcl-2 isoform X2: MAQAGRTGYDNREIVMKYIHYKLSQRGYEWDAGDADVAPLGAAPTPGIFSFQPESNPAAAVHRDTAARTSPLRPLVATAGPALSPVPPVVHLTLRRAGDDFSRRYRRDFAEMSSQLHLTPFTARGRFATVVEELFRDGVNWGRIVAFFEFGGVMCVESVNREMSPLVDNIALWMTEYLNRHLHTWIQDNGGW, from the exons ATGGCGCAAGCCGGGAGAACAGGGTATGATAACAGGGAGATCGTGATGAAGTACATCCATTATAAGCTGTCACAGAGGGGCTACGAGTGGGATGCTGGAGATGCGGACGTCGCGCCCCTGGGGGCTGCCCCCACCCCTGGCATCTTCTCCTTCCAGCCTGAGAGCAACCCAGCGGCCGCTGTGCACCGTGACACGGCTGCCAGGACGTCGCCTCTAAGGCCCCTCGTCGCCACTGCTGGGCCTGCGCTCAGCCCTGTGCCACCTGTGGTCCACCTGACCCTCCGCCGTGCTGGGGATGACTTCTCTCGTCGCTACCGTCGCGACTTCGCTGAGATGTCCAGTCAGCTGCACCTGACACCCTTCACCGCGAGGGGACGCTTTGCCACGGTGGTGGAGGAACTCTTCAGGGATGGGGTGAACTGGGGGAGGATTGTGGCCTTCTTTGAGTTCGGTGGGGTCATGTGTGTGGAGAGCGTCAACAGGGAGATGTCACCCCTGGTGGACAACATCGCCCTGTGGATGACTGAGTACCTGAACCGGCATCTGCACACCTGGATCCAGGATAACGGAGGCTGG TGA